The window TCAGGAACTGCGCCATCAACCGCCACCGCCCCGCCCCCAGCGCCGCTCGAATCGACACCTCCCGCTCCCTCGACGCCGCCCTCGCCAACAGCAGGTTCGCCACGCTGCTGCACGCCACCAGCAGCACGAACCCCACCGCTCCCAGCAGGAGCCACAGCGTCCCCTTCACGTCACCCACCATCCGGTCCTCCAGGGGGGTGACGTGCACGGACCAGCCGAGGCCCTTGTAGCGAGGCTCCGCCTCCTGCATCTCGCTCACGACGCGGTTCATGTCGGCGCGGGCCTGCTCCAGCGTCACGCCCGGCTTCATCCGGGCCACCATCGCCAGGAAGCGCGTGGTGCGCGACGTGGCCTGCTCCTCCGTCGGGACGAAGGGCACGTAGAGGTCCACCCGCTCCGGGTACGCCGCCCGCGGGGGGAGCACGCCCACCACCGTGTACGACTCACCATTCAACTGGAGGGACTTGCCCAGCACGGCCGGGTCCTGCGCGAAGTGCGCGCGCCACGCCTTGTGCGTGAGCACCACCACCTTGTCGCGCCCCGGCGAGTTCTCCTCCTCGGTGAAGCCCCGGCCAAGCATCGGCCGCACCCCGAGCGTGGTCAGCCACGAGGCCGAAATTCTCGCCACGCCGAAGCGCTGCGCGGCGCCGCCATCGGTGAGCGTCATGTCCTTCCAGGTGTACACACCCGCGGAGTCGAAGACGCGGGAGCGGTCGCGGAAATCCTGGTACTCCAAGACGGAGACGGAGATGGCCTTCAGGCGCGCGATGTCGATATCGCTGGTGAGGTGGACCAGCCGGTCCGGCGCCTCGAAGGCCGGAGGCCGGAGGAGCACGCCGTTCACCACGCTGAACACGGCGCTGTTGGCGCCGACCCCCAGGGCCAACGCCAACACCGCCACCAGCGTGAAGCCCGGGCTCTTGCGCAGGGAACGAAGCGCGAAGCGGAAGTTCTGTAGCAGGGTTTCCATGTCGTCTCCGCCTACTCCGCTCGCAGCGCGATGATGGGGTCCACGCGCGTGGCCCGCCGCGCCGGCAGCCACGTCGCCAGCAACGCCACGCCGCTCAGCAGCGCCGCCACGCCGACGAAGGTCCACGGGTCATACGCCGTCACGCCGTACAGCAGCGCGCGCAGCAGGTGCGCCAGCGCCAGGGACAGCCCCAATCCCACCGCCACGCCCAGCCCCGCGAGGCCCATTCCCTGGCGGAGCACCAACGCCAGCACGTCTCCACGGGCCGCGCCCAGCGCCATGCGGATGCCCATCTCCCGCGTGCGCTGCGCCACCGAGTAGCCGATGACGCCCGCCAGCCCCAACGCCGCCAGCAGCAGCGCGGTGCCCGCGAACAGCCCCATCAACAGCGCGGACAGGCGCCGGGTTCCGATGGAGTCATCCACCAGCCGCGACAGCGGCGCCACGCCGAACAGCGGCACGTCTGCGTCCACGCTGCGCAGCGCGCCCTCCACCGCCACGCGGAGGGAGTCGGGGCTCCCCGACTTCACCCTCACAGCGAGCGCCAGGTTCGTCCCGCCGAGCTGCTCGAGCGAATAGTACGCGATGGGCACCATCGGCTTGTCCAGGGCCCACTCCCGCGCGTCGTCCACGATTCCCACCACCGTGGCCCACTGCGCGTCCGGCCAGTTCAACCGCAAGCGCTGGCCCAGCGCGTTGCCCTGGGGCCAGTACAGCTCCGCGAAGCGCTGGTTGATGACCACCGCCCACGCGGCGCCGGGGCCGTCCGTCGACTCCAGCATCCGCCCCTCGCGCAGCCGCACACGCAGCGCGCGCAGGTAGTCGGGGCTGACGGTCCGGAACTGCACCGCCGGCCATATCTCGTCGGGCCCCTTCGTCCGGCCCTCGATGGCGAAGCCGGAGGTCATCGAGCGCCCCAACGGCAGCAGGTTGGTGAGCCCCACGGACTCCACGCCAGGCAATGCCTGGAGCTTCTCCAACAGCTGACGCTGGAAGGCGACCTGCCGCTCCGCCGTGCCATGGGTCGTCTCCGGCAGGGAGAGCTGCGCGGTGAGCACGCCCTCGGGGTCGAAGCCCGCGTCCTGCGACAACAACGCCACCAGGCTCTTGCCGAACAGCCCCGCCCCCACCAGCAGCACCAGCGCCAACGCCACCTGCCCCACCACCAGCCCCGAGCGCAGCTTCCCCGACCGCCTCCCTCCCGTCCCTCTCGAGCCCTCCCTCATCGCCGCGTTCAAGTCCGCGCGGCTCGCCTGCAGCGCCGGCACCAGCCCGAACAACACGCCCGACAACAGGCTCACCCCCATCGTGAACGCCAGCGAGCGCCAGTCCAGCCTCACCTCCGCCGCCCTCGGCAACCCCTCCCCCACCAGCGCCAGCAACGCGTCCGTCCCCCACAGCGCCAGCAGCAGCCCCAGCCCTCCTCCCACCACCGACAGCACCAGGCTCTCCGTCAGGAACTGCGCCATCAACCGCCACCGCCCCGCCCCCAGCGCCGCTCGAATCGACACCTCCCGCTCCCTCGACGCCGCCCTCGCCAACAGCAGGTTCGCCACGCTGCTGCACGCCACCAGCAGCACGAACCCCACCGCTCCCAGCAGGAGCCACAGCGTCCCCTTCACGTCACCCACCACCTCGTCCTCGAGGGACGCCACGCCGATGGTGCGCTGCGAGGAGGCGTACTTCGGATGGCTCTCCGCCAGCTCCGCGGACACGCGCGCCAGGTCCTTCCGCGCGGACTCCAGCGTCACGCCCGGCTTCATCCGGGCCATCACGTCCAGGAAGCGCGTCTCCCGCTTCTCCTCGCCCGCGAGGTCTGGCGAGGGCGCGAAGGGCCGATAGAGGTCCATCCCCGCCGGATACACCACGCCGCGCGGCAGCACGCCCACCACGGTGTAGGGCACGCCATCCAGCTGGAGCGTGCGCCCGAGCACGCCCGGATCCTGCGAGAAGTACGTCCGCCAGGTCTGGTGCGTGAGCAGCACCACGCGGTCGCGGCCCGGCGTCTCCTCCTCCTCCGTGAAGTTGCGCCCCAGGGACGGCGTGACGCCCAGGGTAGGCAGGAAGGAGGCCGTGGCCTCCAGCACGCGCAGGTGCTGGGGCGTGTCCACGCCCGTCAGCGTCATGTCGTCGTCGGTGAAGGCCGCCACCGAGGAGAAGGCCCGCGTCAGGTCGCGGTACTCGCGGTACTCCACCACCGACGAGGACAACCCGAAGCGCTTCGCCTTCGCGAAGTCGTTGGACACGTCCACCAGCTGCTCCGGCGCCTCGAAGGGCGGCGGCCGGAGGAGCACCCCGTTGACGACACTGAAGACGGCCGTGTTCCCGCCGATGCCCAGCGCGAGCGCCAGCACCGCCACCAGCGCGAAGCCCGGGCTCTTGCGCAGCGAGCGCGAGGCGTGACGGAGGTCTTGGAGGAAGGTTTCCATGCGCGTGACGCCCCTACGGGGAAGAAGACGGACGACTCCCGTTCCCGCGCGCGGGGCGCGGGGCCGGGCCCCACCCTGCGACGAACGGTCAGCGGCGCTGCTCGTCCTGCACGATGCGGCCGTCGAAGAGGCTGACGGTGCGCGTGGCGGTGCGGGCGTGCGCCGGGTCGTGCGTCACCATGCAGATGGTGGCGCCCGCCTTGTGCAGCTCCGACAAGAGCTGCATCACCGCCTCGCCGTTCTTCGAATCGAGGTTACCGGTGGGCTCGTCGGCCAGGAGGATGAGCGGGTCCCCCGCCACCGCGCGCGCCACGGCGACGCGCTGCTGCTGACCGCCGGACAGCTGCCCCGGCATGTGCCGCGCCCGGTGCGCCATGCCCACCTTCTCCAGCGCGCGCTCCACCCGCTGCTTGCGCTCGGCGGCGGGCATGCCCCGGTACGTCAGGGGCAGCTCCACGTTCTCGAACACCGTCAGGTCGCCGATGAGGTTGAAGCTCTGGAAGATGAAGCCGATGTGCCGGTTGCGCACCAGCGCCCGGTCCGCCGCCGACAAATCCAACACGCTCTTGCCGTCCAGCAGGTAGGTGCCGCGCGTCGTCGTGTCGAGCAGGCCCAGCACCGCCAGCAGCGTGGACTTGCCGGAGCCGGACGGGCCCACGATGGCCACCCACTCGTTCTGCCGGATGGTGAGGTGGATGTTGGAGAGCGCGTGCGTCTCCACCTCCTCGGTCTCGAAGACCTTGGTGAGCCCCTCGAGCTGGATGAGGGACTTGCCCGCGTCCACCTTGGGCGCTCCCGCCAGCACCGCCGCGTCCTGCTCCACCG of the Myxococcus stipitatus genome contains:
- a CDS encoding ABC transporter ATP-binding protein, which translates into the protein MTTSTAETPAVEQDAAVLAGAPKVDAGKSLIQLEGLTKVFETEEVETHALSNIHLTIRQNEWVAIVGPSGSGKSTLLAVLGLLDTTTRGTYLLDGKSVLDLSAADRALVRNRHIGFIFQSFNLIGDLTVFENVELPLTYRGMPAAERKQRVERALEKVGMAHRARHMPGQLSGGQQQRVAVARAVAGDPLILLADEPTGNLDSKNGEAVMQLLSELHKAGATICMVTHDPAHARTATRTVSLFDGRIVQDEQRR
- a CDS encoding ABC transporter permease, with protein sequence METFLQDLRHASRSLRKSPGFALVAVLALALGIGGNTAVFSVVNGVLLRPPPFEAPEQLVDVSNDFAKAKRFGLSSSVVEYREYRDLTRAFSSVAAFTDDDMTLTGVDTPQHLRVLEATASFLPTLGVTPSLGRNFTEEEETPGRDRVVLLTHQTWRTYFSQDPGVLGRTLQLDGVPYTVVGVLPRGVVYPAGMDLYRPFAPSPDLAGEEKRETRFLDVMARMKPGVTLESARKDLARVSAELAESHPKYASSQRTIGVASLEDEVVGDVKGTLWLLLGAVGFVLLVACSSVANLLLARAASREREVSIRAALGAGRWRLMAQFLTESLVLSVVGGGLGLLLALWGTDALLALVGEGLPRAAEVRLDWRSLAFTMGVSLLSGVLFGLVPALQASRADLNAAMREGSRGTGGRRSGKLRSGLVVGQVALALVLLVGAGLFGKSLVALLSQDAGFDPEGVLTAQLSLPETTHGTAERQVAFQRQLLEKLQALPGVESVGLTNLLPLGRSMTSGFAIEGRTKGPDEIWPAVQFRTVSPDYLRALRVRLREGRMLESTDGPGAAWAVVINQRFAELYWPQGNALGQRLRLNWPDAQWATVVGIVDDAREWALDKPMVPIAYYSLEQLGGTNLALAVRVKSGSPDSLRVAVEGALRSVDADVPLFGVAPLSRLVDDSIGTRRLSALLMGLFAGTALLLAALGLAGVIGYSVAQRTREMGIRMALGAARGDVLALVLRQGMGLAGLGVAVGLGLSLALAHLLRALLYGVTAYDPWTFVGVAALLSGVALLATWLPARRATRVDPIIALRAE